One genomic window of Clostridiisalibacter paucivorans DSM 22131 includes the following:
- the jag gene encoding RNA-binding cell elongation regulator Jag/EloR produces the protein MKSIVKTAKTVDDAIKLSLEELSVDMDDVSIEILEEPNKGFLGIIGAKDAKVKVTIDKDPEVIARDFLAKLLDKLNVQGEIVINKKNSNLYIRVDGEKKEDMGVIIGKRGKTLDSIQYLLSLVVNKNRDKYIRILLDTENYRKKREDTLIRLAKKMSFRVKETGKRIRLEPMNPYERRVIHSALQGDSYVYTHSEGEEPYRRVVIDKKR, from the coding sequence ATGAAGTCCATAGTTAAGACAGCTAAAACTGTTGATGATGCAATTAAATTGTCGTTGGAAGAGTTAAGTGTTGATATGGATGATGTGTCTATAGAGATTTTGGAAGAACCAAATAAAGGCTTTTTAGGTATTATAGGAGCTAAAGATGCCAAAGTAAAAGTGACTATAGACAAAGACCCTGAAGTTATAGCAAGAGATTTTTTAGCTAAACTGTTAGACAAGTTAAATGTACAGGGAGAAATTGTTATAAATAAAAAGAATTCTAATTTATATATAAGAGTAGATGGAGAAAAAAAGGAAGATATGGGTGTGATTATAGGTAAGAGAGGGAAGACATTGGATTCTATTCAGTATTTATTGAGTTTAGTTGTAAACAAGAATAGGGATAAATACATTAGAATCTTATTAGATACGGAAAATTATAGAAAGAAAAGAGAAGATACATTAATAAGATTGGCGAAAAAGATGTCTTTTAGAGTTAAAGAAACGGGTAAAAGGATTAGGTTAGAGCCTATGAACCCTTATGAAAGAAGAGTTATTCATTCAGCTCTTCAGGGAGACAGTTATGTATATACCCATAGTGAAGGTGAAGAACCTTATAGAAGGGTTGTAATAGACAAAAAAAGATAA
- the noc gene encoding nucleoid occlusion protein, with amino-acid sequence MSYISEEVLFIPIKNIRPNPYQPRKNFGRMALEELSQSIKSYGVIQPISVRKISENSFELVAGERRLRAAEIAQLEKIPSIIVNMKDEDSAVLALIENLQREDLNFIEEAEGYYNLINDHGFTQHQLAQKVGKNQSTIANKLRILRLPDEAKKLLLENGLSERHARALLKLSDTDIQMAVLEKVIKNDMTVKKTEDLIKSILEDMTKEEKQKEKKTPNVKSLINFKIYLNTLKNAYNAIKESGVDAKFEQKDKGKFIEVVVKIPKNK; translated from the coding sequence ATGAGTTATATTTCAGAAGAGGTATTATTTATACCTATAAAAAATATAAGACCAAATCCATATCAACCAAGAAAAAATTTTGGTAGAATGGCACTGGAAGAATTGAGTCAATCTATTAAATCCTATGGTGTAATACAGCCAATAAGTGTTAGAAAGATATCAGAAAACAGTTTCGAATTAGTTGCAGGTGAACGCAGGCTAAGAGCTGCTGAGATAGCTCAGTTAGAAAAGATTCCTTCTATTATTGTGAATATGAAAGATGAAGATTCTGCTGTATTGGCTTTAATAGAAAATTTGCAAAGAGAAGACTTGAATTTTATTGAAGAGGCAGAAGGGTATTATAATTTAATTAATGATCATGGATTTACACAACATCAGTTAGCTCAAAAGGTTGGGAAAAATCAATCTACTATAGCTAATAAATTGAGAATATTAAGGCTTCCTGATGAAGCAAAAAAGCTGCTATTAGAAAATGGTCTTTCTGAAAGACATGCTAGAGCATTATTAAAGCTATCTGATACGGATATACAAATGGCAGTTTTAGAGAAGGTTATAAAAAATGATATGACAGTAAAGAAAACGGAAGATTTAATAAAAAGCATATTAGAAGATATGACCAAGGAAGAAAAGCAAAAAGAAAAAAAGACACCAAATGTAAAAAGTTTAATTAATTTCAAGATATATTTAAATACATTGAAAAATGCCTATAATGCTATAAAAGAAAGTGGAGTAGATGCTAAATTTGAACAAAAGGATAAAGGTAAATTTATAGAAGTGGTTGTAAAGATACCAAAAAACAAGTAG
- the yidD gene encoding membrane protein insertion efficiency factor YidD: MKSITILLVKMYQKFISPIKPRTCRFYPTCSQYSLEALEKYGFIKGIFISIKRILRCNPFNEGGYDPLK; this comes from the coding sequence ATGAAAAGTATTACTATATTATTAGTTAAAATGTACCAAAAGTTCATTTCACCTATTAAGCCTCGCACGTGTAGGTTTTATCCCACATGTTCTCAGTATTCATTAGAAGCTTTAGAAAAATATGGATTTATTAAAGGAATTTTTATAAGTATAAAACGAATATTAAGGTGTAATCCTTTCAATGAAGGGGGATATGATCCTTTAAAATGA
- a CDS encoding YidC/Oxa1 family membrane protein insertase yields the protein MTKVFARPLGALLRFIYDSLAGIGLDTESLSAYAIAIIIATIIVKFILLPLTLKQNKSMKGMQAIQPKLQELQKKYKNDKETLQKKTMELYQEHKINPFGGCLPLIIQFPIIIGFFNVLREPITYVFKDPNIYNSVNKSFFWISNLENPDKIILPILAAATTYFSSKMMSPSNSGQSDQAQTTQKTMTYMMPIMILFFARSFPAGLALYWVIGNIFQIVQQFIINKSLGQVKEELD from the coding sequence ATGACAAAAGTGTTTGCTCGACCGTTGGGAGCATTGTTAAGATTTATATATGATTCTTTGGCAGGAATAGGTTTAGATACTGAAAGTCTTTCTGCATATGCTATAGCTATAATTATAGCTACTATAATAGTGAAATTTATTTTGCTACCCCTAACATTAAAACAAAACAAGTCTATGAAGGGAATGCAAGCAATACAGCCTAAGCTTCAGGAACTACAGAAAAAGTATAAAAATGATAAGGAAACATTGCAAAAGAAGACTATGGAGCTATATCAAGAGCATAAGATAAATCCCTTTGGTGGATGTTTACCTCTTATTATACAGTTTCCCATAATAATTGGTTTTTTTAATGTATTAAGAGAGCCTATAACATATGTATTTAAAGATCCAAATATATATAATAGTGTAAATAAGAGCTTTTTTTGGATTTCTAATCTAGAAAATCCAGATAAGATAATATTGCCTATACTTGCTGCAGCTACTACTTATTTTTCCAGTAAAATGATGAGCCCTTCAAATTCAGGACAAAGCGATCAAGCTCAAACTACCCAAAAGACTATGACATATATGATGCCAATTATGATATTGTTTTTTGCTAGAAGTTTTCCAGCAGGACTTGCATTATATTGGGTAATAGGTAATATTTTCCAAATAGTACAGCAGTTTATTATAAACAAGTCCTTAGGACAGGTTAAGGAGGAGTTAGATTGA
- the rsmG gene encoding 16S rRNA (guanine(527)-N(7))-methyltransferase RsmG — protein MSDNDILRRGLKTFGIDIDDIALQKFGIYKKLLKEWNEKINITAITDDKEIDIKHFLDSLTVLKGSYIEGKNKVLDVGTGGGFPGLPLKIMNDEIDLVLLDSLKKRIRFLDEVVKELELKNVLSIHGRAEDYGHDSDYREQFDVVVSRAVASLNILLEYCIPFVKKGGYFIALKGPNIKDEIQSSKKALNIFGCKIIKEEEIKLPFSDIIHTVLVIKKTSKTSTKYPRKPGTPKKKPL, from the coding sequence ATGAGTGATAATGATATATTGAGAAGGGGACTAAAGACATTTGGTATAGATATAGATGATATAGCATTACAAAAATTTGGGATCTATAAAAAGCTATTAAAGGAATGGAATGAAAAAATAAATATAACAGCAATAACCGATGATAAGGAAATAGATATAAAACATTTTTTGGATAGTCTCACCGTACTTAAGGGTAGTTATATAGAAGGAAAAAATAAAGTATTAGATGTGGGTACAGGAGGAGGGTTTCCAGGATTACCTCTAAAAATAATGAATGATGAAATAGATTTAGTATTGTTGGATAGTTTAAAGAAGAGAATAAGGTTTTTAGATGAAGTAGTGAAAGAGTTAGAGTTAAAGAATGTTTTAAGTATACATGGTAGAGCAGAAGACTATGGACATGATAGTGATTATAGAGAGCAGTTTGATGTAGTAGTGTCTAGAGCTGTGGCTTCTTTGAATATATTATTGGAGTACTGTATACCTTTTGTAAAAAAAGGAGGATATTTTATTGCACTTAAGGGTCCTAATATAAAAGATGAAATCCAATCTTCTAAAAAGGCTTTAAATATATTTGGATGTAAAATAATTAAAGAAGAGGAAATTAAACTGCCTTTTAGCGATATAATTCACACAGTATTAGTAATTAAAAAGACATCAAAAACTTCGACAAAATATCCCAGAAAACCAGGAACTCCTAAGAAAAAACCTTTATAA
- the dnaA gene encoding chromosomal replication initiator protein DnaA, whose product MGLDLKDIWSESLILMKSELAEVSFNTWLKTLEPVSMDDNNIILRAPNDFTKGILESRYLPLIKNAIKQITNKNFNIIFSMPGEDIGNKIGQTNKTTKKISDTVLSKSQLNEKYTFDKFVIGNSNRFAHAAALAVAEAPAKAYNPLFIYGGVGLGKTHLMHAIGHYILDQNSNASVVYVSSEKFTNELINSIRDDKNVQFRNKYRNVDVLLIDDIQFIAGKERTQEEFFHTFNALHEDNKQIIISSDRPPKEIPTLEDRLRSRFEWGLIADIQAPDLETRIAILRKKANLENLDVDDEVMLYIANKIKSNIRELEGALIRIVAYSSLTNQEITVELASEALKDIISEDKPLQINVKRIKEIVSKYYGVKIEDLNSKKRTRNISYPRQIAMYICRELTDLSLPKIGDEFGGRDHTTVIHAYDKISKEVNADNELKTRIDNIMDDVKGK is encoded by the coding sequence ATGGGGCTTGATTTAAAAGATATATGGTCAGAATCCTTAATCTTAATGAAATCCGAATTAGCTGAAGTAAGTTTTAATACTTGGCTAAAAACTCTAGAACCTGTGTCAATGGATGATAATAACATTATTTTAAGAGCTCCAAATGACTTTACCAAAGGTATACTAGAATCTAGATATTTACCTTTAATAAAAAATGCAATAAAACAAATTACTAATAAAAACTTTAATATTATTTTTTCTATGCCAGGTGAAGATATAGGAAATAAAATTGGACAAACTAATAAAACTACTAAAAAAATAAGTGATACTGTACTTTCTAAATCCCAACTAAATGAAAAATATACCTTTGATAAATTTGTAATTGGTAATAGTAACAGATTTGCCCATGCTGCTGCTTTAGCTGTTGCAGAGGCACCTGCTAAGGCATACAATCCCCTTTTCATTTATGGTGGTGTTGGTTTAGGCAAAACCCATTTGATGCATGCCATAGGTCACTATATACTAGATCAAAACTCCAACGCCAGTGTAGTATATGTATCGTCAGAAAAATTTACAAATGAACTCATAAACTCAATAAGAGATGATAAAAATGTTCAGTTTAGAAATAAATATAGAAATGTTGATGTATTGCTCATTGATGATATTCAGTTTATTGCTGGTAAAGAAAGAACTCAAGAAGAATTTTTTCATACTTTTAATGCGCTCCATGAAGACAATAAACAAATAATTATATCAAGTGATAGGCCACCAAAGGAAATACCTACATTAGAAGACCGATTAAGATCTAGATTTGAATGGGGACTTATAGCAGACATTCAAGCTCCTGATTTAGAAACAAGAATTGCAATCCTTAGAAAAAAAGCAAACTTAGAAAATCTAGATGTGGATGATGAAGTGATGTTATATATAGCCAATAAAATAAAGTCAAATATAAGAGAATTAGAAGGTGCTTTAATAAGAATAGTTGCTTATTCATCTCTAACAAACCAGGAAATAACTGTAGAACTAGCCAGCGAAGCTCTAAAAGATATTATTTCTGAAGATAAACCATTACAAATTAATGTTAAAAGAATAAAAGAAATAGTATCTAAATATTATGGAGTTAAAATAGAAGATTTAAATTCTAAAAAAAGAACAAGAAATATATCTTATCCAAGACAAATCGCTATGTATATATGTAGAGAACTCACAGACTTATCTCTACCTAAAATAGGTGATGAATTCGGTGGAAGAGATCATACTAC
- the mnmE gene encoding tRNA uridine-5-carboxymethylaminomethyl(34) synthesis GTPase MnmE: protein MVEDTIAAIATAPGEAGIGIVRISGPDSIYIAEKIFKSKVSKELKDYPQRRLIYGYIINPYDGKKIDEVLISYMKAPYTYTTEDVVEINCHGGMIAVKRILEIVLKNGARLADRGEFTKRAFLNGRIDLSQAEAVMNMISAKTDKGFDISLNQLEGGLSKEVNSVQDILIEMMAHIEASIDFPEDDVENVLYEKIMEKANIVLKRIRKMIDTSDAGRIIQDGLKTVILGKPNVGKSSLMNAMLRENRAIVTDIPGTTRDIIEEYININGIPLKIIDTAGIRSTEDLVEKMGVERAKENLNMADLVIAVFDVSQKLTDEDREIIKLIKNKKAIVILNKTDLPEVIKEKELKEHLSDKVVINTSILKGNGIDKLEDTIKDMFFSGDIKVEDEIIINNIRHKDLLVKAEKDISEAIESIELNMPLDCIEVDIKSCWENLGMINGETVTEDIIDRIFQDFCIGK, encoded by the coding sequence TTGGTAGAAGATACTATAGCTGCTATAGCAACGGCACCAGGAGAGGCAGGTATTGGAATAGTACGGATAAGTGGACCTGATTCTATATATATAGCAGAAAAAATATTTAAGTCAAAAGTCTCTAAAGAATTAAAAGATTATCCTCAGAGAAGGTTAATATATGGTTATATAATAAATCCTTATGATGGAAAAAAAATTGATGAAGTATTGATTTCATATATGAAGGCTCCCTATACTTATACTACTGAAGATGTGGTAGAGATAAATTGCCATGGAGGAATGATTGCTGTCAAAAGAATATTAGAAATAGTTCTAAAGAATGGAGCAAGATTGGCAGATAGGGGAGAGTTTACTAAAAGGGCATTTTTAAATGGAAGGATTGATCTTTCTCAAGCTGAAGCGGTAATGAATATGATAAGTGCTAAAACTGATAAGGGATTCGATATATCTTTAAATCAGCTTGAGGGTGGTTTGTCTAAAGAGGTTAATTCTGTACAAGATATACTTATTGAAATGATGGCACATATAGAGGCTTCAATAGATTTTCCAGAGGATGATGTTGAAAATGTTTTATATGAAAAGATTATGGAAAAGGCCAATATAGTTTTAAAAAGAATAAGAAAAATGATAGATACATCTGATGCTGGTAGAATTATACAGGATGGATTAAAAACTGTTATATTGGGAAAACCCAATGTGGGTAAATCGTCTTTGATGAATGCAATGCTTAGAGAAAACAGGGCAATAGTGACTGATATACCAGGAACAACTAGAGATATAATAGAAGAATATATTAATATAAATGGTATACCTTTGAAAATAATAGATACTGCAGGCATAAGAAGTACAGAAGATTTAGTAGAGAAAATGGGTGTTGAAAGGGCAAAGGAAAATTTAAATATGGCTGATTTGGTTATTGCAGTATTTGACGTTTCACAGAAGCTAACCGATGAAGATAGAGAGATAATTAAATTGATAAAAAATAAAAAGGCAATAGTAATTTTAAACAAGACTGATTTACCAGAAGTGATTAAAGAAAAAGAATTGAAAGAACATTTATCTGATAAAGTTGTAATTAATACATCAATATTGAAGGGAAATGGTATAGACAAATTAGAGGATACTATTAAAGATATGTTTTTCTCCGGAGATATAAAAGTAGAAGATGAAATCATAATAAATAATATTAGACATAAGGATTTATTGGTTAAAGCTGAAAAAGATATTTCTGAAGCAATAGAATCAATAGAGCTCAATATGCCTTTAGATTGTATAGAAGTAGATATAAAATCATGTTGGGAAAATCTAGGCATGATAAATGGCGAGACAGTAACTGAAGATATTATAGATAGGATATTCCAAGACTTTTGTATAGGAAAATAG
- the mnmG gene encoding tRNA uridine-5-carboxymethylaminomethyl(34) synthesis enzyme MnmG: MSRDIEYNAGNYDVIVVGAGHSGCEAALAASRMGMDTLILTTSLESIAMLPCNPSIGGTGKGHLVREIDALGGEMGKNIDKSFIQSRMLNTSKGPAVHSLRTQADKTEYHVNMKKVLEKQKNLDLKQGEVVKLITEDNNISSVVTRTGAAYSGKVIILATGTYLGGKIFIGEVNYEGGPNGLFPANFLTESLEELNIEVRRFKTGTPARVHSDSLDFEKMVIQPGDKEIVPFSFMNENIEKEQVPCYLTYTNKDTHKVIMDNINRSPLYTGQIKSVGPRYCPSIEDKVVRFADKDKHQIFIEPEGLDTCEMYVQGMSSSLPAEVQIKMLRTIEGMENVEIMRDAYAIEYDCINPMELKRTLEHKKIKNLFFAGQVNGSSGYEEAAAQGLIAGINAVLNIRGEEPLILDRSEAYIGVLIDDLVTKGTNEPYRMMTSRVEYRLTLRQDNADLRLTHKGYGVGLVSEERYEKVKNKKDSVNREIERLKEIKITPTKENNEILKDLGTNILKKPTFLYDLIKRPELGYEMLSKLDKERPQLNREIRMQVETQIKYEGYIKKQQKQINQFKKLESKKLSQDIDYEDIKGLRLEARQKLNKMKPDSVGQASRISGVSPADINVLLVYLEQQNRLSNRSGSNE, from the coding sequence TTGTCAAGAGATATTGAGTATAACGCTGGAAATTATGATGTTATAGTGGTAGGAGCTGGACATTCAGGATGTGAAGCAGCCCTTGCTGCATCTAGAATGGGTATGGATACTTTAATATTAACTACTAGCCTTGAATCTATAGCTATGCTTCCTTGTAATCCATCTATTGGGGGTACAGGCAAGGGTCACTTAGTTAGAGAGATAGATGCATTAGGTGGAGAAATGGGAAAAAATATTGATAAATCCTTTATACAAAGTAGGATGTTAAATACATCTAAAGGACCAGCTGTACATTCTTTAAGGACCCAAGCAGATAAAACAGAGTATCATGTAAATATGAAGAAAGTATTAGAAAAACAGAAAAATTTAGATCTGAAACAAGGGGAGGTAGTTAAGTTAATTACAGAAGATAATAATATATCATCTGTAGTAACAAGGACAGGGGCTGCTTATAGTGGAAAAGTTATAATATTAGCTACAGGTACCTATCTTGGAGGAAAAATATTTATTGGAGAGGTAAATTATGAAGGAGGACCTAATGGTCTATTTCCTGCAAATTTTTTAACTGAGTCTTTAGAGGAGTTAAATATAGAGGTCAGAAGATTTAAAACGGGTACTCCAGCTAGGGTACACAGTGATAGTTTAGATTTTGAAAAGATGGTGATACAGCCAGGTGATAAAGAAATAGTACCATTTTCTTTTATGAATGAAAATATAGAGAAGGAACAAGTGCCTTGTTATCTAACATATACTAATAAAGATACTCATAAAGTAATAATGGATAATATCAATAGATCACCGCTGTATACAGGGCAGATTAAAAGTGTAGGACCAAGATATTGTCCATCTATCGAAGATAAGGTAGTTAGATTTGCAGATAAAGATAAGCACCAAATATTTATAGAGCCTGAAGGACTAGATACTTGCGAAATGTATGTACAAGGAATGTCTTCTTCTCTCCCAGCAGAAGTACAAATCAAGATGCTCAGAACAATAGAGGGAATGGAAAATGTAGAAATAATGAGAGATGCATATGCCATAGAATATGACTGTATAAACCCTATGGAATTGAAAAGAACATTAGAACATAAGAAAATAAAAAATTTATTTTTTGCAGGACAGGTAAATGGCAGTTCAGGATATGAAGAGGCAGCAGCACAAGGCCTTATTGCTGGTATAAATGCTGTTTTGAATATAAGGGGAGAAGAGCCTTTGATATTAGATAGATCAGAGGCCTATATAGGTGTATTAATAGATGATTTGGTAACTAAGGGAACTAATGAACCCTATAGAATGATGACATCTAGGGTGGAATATAGATTGACTTTACGACAGGACAATGCAGACCTTAGACTAACCCATAAGGGATATGGAGTGGGCTTAGTAAGTGAGGAAAGATATGAAAAAGTAAAGAATAAAAAAGATAGTGTAAATAGAGAAATTGAGAGGCTAAAAGAGATAAAAATAACTCCTACAAAAGAAAATAATGAAATATTAAAAGATTTAGGGACAAACATATTAAAGAAACCCACCTTTCTTTATGATCTTATAAAGAGACCGGAACTTGGATATGAGATGCTTAGTAAATTAGATAAAGAAAGACCTCAATTGAATAGAGAGATTAGAATGCAGGTAGAGACTCAGATAAAGTATGAAGGATATATAAAAAAGCAACAAAAGCAGATAAATCAATTTAAAAAGTTAGAAAGTAAGAAGTTATCTCAAGATATAGACTATGAAGATATAAAAGGATTAAGGCTTGAAGCGAGACAAAAGCTTAATAAAATGAAACCTGATTCAGTAGGTCAGGCATCTAGAATTTCAGGTGTATCTCCAGCAGATATTAACGTTTTATTAGTATACTTAGAACAACAAAATAGATTATCCAATAGGAGTGGATCTAATGAGTGA
- the rnpA gene encoding ribonuclease P protein component: MTKMITLKTNRDFRKVYDKGKSRSNRLLVIFFIKNGYDYNRVGFSTTKKLGNSVVRNKIKRLIKESYRLNGYRIKKGYDIIFLARVRSRDAEYHDIESAVIHLFKISKLLLD, translated from the coding sequence ATGACTAAAATGATTACATTGAAAACCAACAGAGACTTTAGAAAGGTCTATGATAAAGGAAAATCTAGATCTAATAGACTATTAGTAATTTTTTTTATAAAAAATGGATATGACTATAATAGAGTTGGTTTTTCTACTACTAAGAAATTGGGAAATAGTGTAGTCAGAAATAAAATAAAAAGATTGATTAAAGAAAGTTATAGGTTGAATGGATATAGAATAAAAAAGGGATATGATATAATATTTTTAGCCAGAGTAAGATCAAGAGATGCTGAATATCACGATATAGAAAGTGCGGTTATACATTTGTTTAAAATATCTAAACTGCTTTTAGATTAA
- the rpmH gene encoding 50S ribosomal protein L34, which yields MKRTYQPKKRQRKKEHGFRKRMKTSSGKNVLKRRRRKGRKRLSA from the coding sequence ATGAAGAGAACATACCAGCCAAAAAAAAGACAGAGGAAAAAAGAACATGGTTTTAGAAAAAGAATGAAGACTAGTTCCGGTAAGAATGTTTTAAAAAGACGTAGGCGAAAAGGCAGAAAAAGGTTGTCAGCATAA